The segment GTCTTAGCGGAAGTCATTAGGCTTGATGACGTGTCTTTCAAAGAAAGATCAGATACTATTCTAAAAATTCAAGATTTATAAAATAGCAGATTGCTTGACTTAAGGCAAAATGCAAGGTGCAAATGGGTGCTTGAAGGGGATGAAAATTCAAGTTTCTTTCACGGCTTAATGAACATGAATATAAAGAATTCTCGCATCAATGGCTTAAACAAAAACGGGGTTTGGATCTCTAATCCGGATATAATTAAAAATGAGGTTTTTAACTTCTTTAAAAACAAGTTCAAAGAAAATGTTACATGCAGACCACAGTTTACAAGCTCTAAGTTTCATACTTTAGAGGACCATGATCGTACTTTCTTGGAAGAACCTTTCACTATGGATGAGATTAAAAGTGCTGTTTGGGGTTGTGGGAATGACAAATGTCCAGGCCCGGATGGGTTCTTATTCAAGTTCATAAACACTTTTTGGGACATTATTAGGGATGATGTGGTGGAAGGGGTCAAGTTTTTCGAACAACATAAGGTCCTAAACTCAGGGAGCAACACCTCCTTCATATCTCTTATACCTAAATCCAAAGATCCTCTAAACCTCACTGAATACAGACCGATTAATCTTATTGGGTGCATCACCAAAATTATTTCCAAATGTCTTGCCAGTAGACTCAAAAAAGGTTATTGGTTCTGTGGTAAGATGCGAGCAATCGGCTTATGTTAGTTGTAAGAACATCATGGACGGTCCTTTGGTAGTCAATGAAATTATTTCATGGGCTAGTAAGAGGAAGAAAAATTTCTTTTGTTCAAAGCTGAATTTGACAAAGCTTTTGACTCAATTAGTTGGAGTTACTTGGAAGACGTCATGACTCAAAAGGGTTTCAGGGCTACATGGAGAACTTGGATAAGGGCTATTCTCTCTTCTTCAAAGGTATCGGTGTTGGTTAACGATTCTCCTACGAAGGAGTTCTTCATGGAAAAAGGCATACAACAAGGTGATTCTCTTTCCCCTTTTCTTTACATCATCACCGCCGAGGGTCTCAGAGTGGCGTTGGATGAGGCTACTAATAACGGTATCTTTGAGGGGATTGTGATGCCTAACTCCGGTCCTAGTGTTTCCCTTTTCCAATATGCGGAAGATGCAATTTTCTTAAACAAATGGTCTAGGGAAAATGTGAAAAATCATAAAAGAATCCTTACATGTTTCCACCTTGCTTCCGgcttaaaagtcaaacttcaaAAAAACAAGTTAATAGGTATTGGTGTCCCCCAAATGGAAGTCTCTTCCATGGCTAAGTGGTACAAATGTCTTGTAGGTGATCTACCATTATCTAACCTTGGAATGACGGTGGGAGGAAAGTTGGGTAGAGTGTCTTCTTGGATTCCACGTATCGATAAATCCAACAATAAACATTCGATGTGGAAAGCAAGAACCCTCTCTATTGGAGGTCGGTTAACGCTTGTTACATCTGTCCTTGGTAGCCTTGGTACTTTTCTCTTCTCGATGTAGAAAGTTCCCAAATTAGTCTTAGCAAAGCTCAAAAGTATCTGAAATAGTTTTCTTTGGGGTAAAACTTCGGGTAACAAGAGCATAACTTGGATTGCATGGGACAAAACGATGAACTCCAAAGAACTCGGAGGATTGGGAATTCGGAGTTTATGAGCTCTCAACCTTGCCCTGTTATCGAAATGGTGGTGGCGGTTTCAGGATAATACGAACTCGGTTTGGAAAAGAgtgattaaatgtatttatggCGATTATGGAGGGTTGGGAGTGTCAATTTTTACCCATAGCAGGACAACAGTTTGGGGCAGAATCAACAACATTAATATCGACATGAAACATCTAAGTATAGATTTAATCAACCTCTTTTATAGATATGGTAACACCAGAGTGAACTCGAATATGAGTAACTGGTGTTGGAGCCTAAATGGGGGAGGAGAGTTCACAGTCTCATCTTTAAGGAAGGAAATTGACAATAAGTTATTCGAGAGCACTAACCTACCCACCATCTTGTCCAAGCTGGTTCCCAGGAAGATAAATGTTTTCACTTGGCGTTGGGAGATTGTCCACCAGATTCAACCTTGCTCGGAGGGGGGTTAACATTCCCACCATTTGTTGTCCCCTTTGCAATGCTTTTGAGGAAAATGAGGTTCATATTTTTAACAATTGCTCAACTGCAAAAGAGATACGTGGTCACCTTCTCAATTGGTGGAAAGATCTTCTCGTTATGAATGATTCCTTCGACGAACTTTTGAGATTAAATTCTTCCTTTACTATCACTACAAGAAATACAGTCTTTAGCGGCAATACCAATAGCGATGACATTGACTTTTAGTGACGACATATTGAAAAGTCGCTGCTAAAGGCCGACGTCGCCGCTATTGGTTTCGCCACTAAAGGACCATGACACGGATCCGCACTTTGACGTTCTGGTAGACAAGAACCACCCGATCGTATTTCTAATCCAACGAATGGGGTGCTCGTGGAACACACAAAATCAAtaccggcgacttttgtcgcCTCTAAAGACCTAAAAATGTCGTCGCTAAAGATTGTAAAATGACACGGGTGCAATAATTCCCTCTGGATAGTTGCCGCTATTGATACTAAGTCGTGGCTAAATACCAAAACGTCGTCGGTaaaggtgtcgccgctaaaggtcgaCGCAGTTAACCCCAAAAAATTGACGTTTTTTTCCTTTTGCTCTTTTGTTTCCATTCGCTGTTGTTGCGTTTCTCTTCTACCTCCCTCTTCTACTTACTTCCATCGATCCTCGTCAATTAAGTGGGTGATAATGGCGACCTTACTAATTTTCCAATGGCTGAACGGCCACACAAGAAGATACCGGCGAAGACTGTATTTTCCGGTGAGGACCATTTCTCCAGAGGCCTTTCGAAGTTAGTTTCCTTTCCCTTTTCTCTTGTAACGTCGATTTTAAGCTTATTGTAGTGCTTAATTTCAAAAAATTATCAATTTTAGTAGTTTTTTAAACTTATTGTAGTTTTTTGACTGTGTTCCCGACCACCACCCGCCACTACTGCCAACACTGGATCATTTCATTGATTTCCGCCACTACATGTTCTATTTACTTCTATTTGTTGTGAAATTGAGTTTAATTCCAAAATATCTGTGGTTGTATAAATTATATGAAAATTGGCATATTTGTATATTTGATATTTGTATGTAAATCTATGTATATTTGGTGTAAATATGTCAATGTATATGTGTttgatgtatatgtggtatatgagTATTTGATAGAAGTATTGAAAAGTCGCCGCTATTGGTGTCGCCACTAAAGGTCCATGACACAGATCCACACTTTGACGACGTTCTGGTAAACAAGAACCGCCCGATCGTATTTCTAATCCAACGACTGGGGTGCTCGTGGAACACACAAAATCAATACCGGCTACTTTTTCCGCCGCTAAAGACCTAAAGATGTCGTTGCTAAAGATCGAAAAATGACGCGGGTGCAATAATTCCCTTTGGAGAGTCGCCGCTATTGATATTAAGTCATCGCTAAATACCAAAACGTCGGCGGTAAAGGTGTTGCCGCTAAAGGTCGACACAGTTAACCCCAAAAAATtgacgttttttttttccttttgctCATTTGTTTCCATTCGCTACTGCTGCGTTTCTCTTCTACCTCCCTCTTCTACTTACTTCCATCGATCCTCGTCAATTAAGTGGGTGATAACGACGACCTTACTAATTTTCCAGTGGCTGAATCGGCCACACAAGAAGATACCAGTGAAGACTGTATTTTCCGGTGAGGACCATTTCTCGGGTGACATTACTCAATTTCCGGCGACTGAGAGGTATTTCCAGGTTAGTTTCCTTTCCCTTTTCTCTTGTAACATGGATTTTAAGCTTATTGTAGTGTTTAATTTCAAAAAAATTATCAATTTTAGTAGTTTTTTCAACTTATTGTAGTTTTTTGACTGTGTTCCCGACCACAACCTGCCACTACCGCCAACACTGGATCAGTTTCGTTGATTTCCGCCACCACAGGTTTTATTTACTTCTATTTGTTGTGAAATTAAGTTTAATTCCAAAATATGTGTGGTTGTATAAATTATGTGAAAATTggcatatatgtatatttgatatttgtatgtgaatctatatatatttggtGTAAATATCTCAATGTATGTGTttgatgtatatgtggtatatgagTATTTGATAGAAGTATGATGTTATTatctatatatatgaaattatatgtatttgttataaGTATGATATTATTATGTGTGAATGTGAATCTACGTATGTTTGTTATATGTGTGgtatatatatgaaattatatgtatttgttacaatgttataattgaaaaaaaataaaataaataaattattgttataattggaaaaaaaaacaaaaaatgtaataaaattgtttaaaaacttatatacgaATACATTTAGTTTCTCGTTTGTTCCCAAACTAACCCCAAATTAACCAATAActtcttaaacttatatattAACCAATAACTTCCAAAACTTATATATGAATGCTATAATTAAATGTGTATTTGTAATAAAAATTGTATctgtatatcttataattttttagGAAATGTTGTCAGTTTGGCTTTTGTTTGTGTATACCATGGCTGCTGTTATGGGTCGTGGACATGGGGGTGATGGAGCTGAGGACCCACCTCTCCTAGGTGGTAGAGGTGCTGGTCATTACGAGCAGGACGGTAAGTCTtattatgaatttttatttactatttttgttcagttattataaattaaataccgtttctaataatttttaattacatttgtagTTGAGCAACATGCACGAAGGAAAGTTCGAGGCAAAGCGAAAATTATAAAGCTTGAAAAAGGGTATGGAAGTTGATAACTGGAAGAAAGCAGTTGAGTATTTCCAAACGAACGAACACATAATTGCTTCAAAAATGAACAAATAAATCCGTGAAAAGCAAACAAATGTGAACCGTGGGGGGTCGAGCTCATATAGCAGTACTTGCTATAAGAAGGTAACGTACGatacatgtaattatttatttaaaatataatctaatttttaaggTTAAACATAACCTTAAGAGAGTGGAAGCGTTTCGCAAAGCTCATACCGAtaagaatggtgtatttgttaTGCTGAGGCGGAACAACAATATctaagtatttaattataattttatcatataattaaatgtttatttatacttaattgttactCACTTTTGGAGTTACAGAATCGGTTAGTTGAAGAGCTGTTAGAACAAACTCAAGGTGAAAGTGAGTTAACACTCGCTCAAGAAAGAGCTGTGTTTGAGAAAGTATTAGGAGAGCGACGTGACCATATTAGAGGCATTGGCCGTAAACCTTCTGCTCTCCCGCCGATTCCACAGCCTTCGCAAACATCACCACAACCATCACAACCATCACAGGTAAAACAATCTactttggttttgtggtgattatttgctaaaaagtttggtaattaggtctttgtcccaagtgcaaaaaataacaacgtactttggttttttgtcttagtttaaaaatagcaatgtattttgatagtttttgtttatgtttgataatttaacttataagtttatatatgttgttattaattATGTAGTTAGAAAATCTTAGTGCAATGTTGAACGACCCGACATGTAGTGATGAGCTATATTCGTtttttcaatcccaaaataatcGAGGAAATGATGGGAATGAAGATGATGGTATATAGGTCAGGATGAGTTTTATTTGCAGACGTTGTGATGCTTTGCTACTTGGTATATTGTAAAACGTTGGTTGTTTTTTGTAATTACCGGCGACACTAATACCGGGCGACATTAttacttttgatatttaattaattataattggatgtttgttttgtaattaaCGTCGACACtattatttttgatatttaatcgaatGTTGTTATGTAATTACCGAATACATTATTACCGACAACCAAAATCgttaattacaaaaaaaaaaaaaaaaaaaaaaaaaattaaaaaaaaatgaaaattgtaaTTACCGGCGACGTCTATCGTTAGCGGTGACATGGTCATTAGCGGCGACATCTATGATTAGCGGCGACAAGTTCATCAATAGCGACGAAGTATTAGCGGCGACTTATTACCGGCGACGCGTCGCCGCTAATAGTATTACCGGCGACAACTTGACTTGTTACCGGCGACTTTTGTTGCCGCTAATGATCGTTTTCCTTGTAGTGGTATATGGCCGCCAGACCCCTAAAAATCCTTAAAGTGACATCAAGGGCATTTTTATGGATCTGGATGTATAGGAATGATCTAGTTTTCAAAGACAAGACGAAGAGACCAAATATTTTAGCTTATGAGGTTAAAGCTTTGGCCTTTTTATGGTTTAAGAGTAGAGCCAAATGGGATAGAGATTTGTTATGGGAGGCATGGGCTAACAACCCCTTCTTGTAACTTGTAACTCCAATATTTTGTTGTTGAGTTTATATTAAAGTCTAGCTGTTAAAAAAAGTAATTGTGGTTTATCGCCTTACATGAAATATAAGAACGAATGCGAGTAGCacacaaaatataacaaaaatataGAAGTAGATAAGATATTTTGTATGACGAATCGACATATTCATTGAAAAATCCATGACTATATTTAACGATAAATCACTCTAAAAGGACCACAAACCACAAACACTCTTGTTTGCGTCATGATGCACTCAAGCACTAATATAAGTAGGGCAATCAAAACCGGTAATAATCTCAAAATTTTATTCATAATTCTGTGTCTAAATAACGACAGTGGatgctattttttttttattctcaAAATTCTGTTgttgaaattaaaattttaattttagcgAGTGtactttttaattcaaaaaataTTACTTTGGGAATTCTAAATAACATTAGGAGACTTTTGGTTAGTAGATTGTTTTGAAatgagagtatagagagagaaaaaaagatCCAAAAACACAGAAGTAGATATTTTAATAAGCAGTTCCCAATTTCTTTTGGTGACTATAGAGACACAGATACACACAATGTGAcatatcctctctaataaataaaagttttttttgctACTTGTCAAATTCTTAAGAGTTTTGTCACTTCTAATTTTGTGGGAGTTTTAGaattattattttccacttgtcatttttagaaatttctatttttttaaaataaaatttcatataaaggaagagaatcatagtattaatttgataataaaatctaataaatgctctaaaaaatatttgatttcttttataaatgttccaaaatattacattatattatgtaaaagtattattttataaaatatttaatgtttaaatattgatattaaaattttatttttaataaacccgtgtaatacacgggtctcacacctagtagaCATATAGATACACACAATGGTGAACGATCTTCATCACCATTTATAGACTACCAAATATCTGATCAAACCTTCTCTCCTTCTTCTCCCGAAATGCCAAATTGTGATGTTCGTCATTTCAATCGACAAAAACACAAAATTTCTTGCAGTTAACGTGCCATCATGGATCTCTACGTGTTTCAGGCTAGCAGTTCCGAAACCCGCCAAAGCTTCAACGAGTTATCCAAACTGCCACTGTAAACTATCCATTCTTCATCTTTCcgatcttcatcatcatcataatcCTCATTCCGATCCTGAACGGCGAGACATTTCACCGGACCAGTGTGACTATTCAAGACCGACAAACAAGtgtggacgccgctaccttcacTCCGCCACACACAGATGCTGTTGTCCGCCGACCCACTCAACAACAAGCTTCTGGCAGTCGCAAGACAAAGCACTGCAAGCTTGTGACCCCTCAGAACTCCGCCATGTGACAACGATTGCTTCTTGCGTTCCCAAAAGTTCACCAGTCCATCGGATGATCCCGCGTACACGGTGGCCTGAGAGGCGTTCACCACCACAGACGTGACAGCGCTGTCTTGATTCAAAAGAGTGTTAGCCAAAAGGTGTTTTTTGGTCTTCCCGACGAACTCCCTCCGCCACACCTTCACAGTCCCGTCGGCGGATCCAGTAAAAGCCAAACCGTCAAACCCAACAACTACGGAATTAATGGCATCGTCATGAGCGTTTACAGATTCTAAACATCTCAAATCCGAAATCCTCCAAACTTTCATTGTTCTATCCCACGATCCTGAATACAATAACCCTTGTTCTTCATCAAAACACATGCAAGCAACGACATCATAATGCTTGATCCATGGAACGTTACGATGTTGTCTTGCTTCAATGTAATTATTAGGGTTCATGGAGCTCTTGATGTAATCTCTTGTCCTGGGTAAATTACCGATCCGGTTGTAAGCTTTTTTCTTGTTATCTGAATACTTCCAAACCCGAATTTTCCCATCCTGGTGGCCGGTAAAAATCCGATTACCCAAAACGACGATTGCTTTCACTAATCCACTACTCGATTTGAAACCGGAAAACTCCATTAGATTCTTCCATACTCTGATGTTATTAGAATCCGAACCTGTGTACAACAAATCCCCGGACGATGCTAACGAATATATATGACCCTCTTCACGTATCAAAGATCCGATCAAGCCAGTGTTGTATATGATACCATCTTCACCATTGGTTCCATGTGGAAGTGTCCAAGGAGATTCAGAGTAGGGTGATGGCATATGGTTGATTGGAGACATGAAGGAGACTGGCGATGAACATGAAGACATTACTGGGCTAGGTAATGAGGCGTTGCTACTGCGGTGATTAAAATTGCTTTCGGAGTTTTCTGGTTGTTGGTGGGTGGTGATGAAAACGTTTGGTTCTGAGCTGTGAAGGAGAATGGCGAGTTTATTTCGGACTTTGTTTTTCTTCGAAAAGAAGGTTTTTCCAGCCATTTCTTTCGTCATTTTGTTTAAGTTGAATAGATAGATTGAAGGAAGCTGAAATAGACGAGGGAGTATCTTTTATATATAGAAAGATTGTCTATGTTTTGCTGATGATGATAAAGGAACAACGAGAGAGTATCTTTTCTATATAAAAAGAGAAAGATAATGTGAAGAGTCCTATTTAATTGGATTTGTGTTGCGAGGGTTGGAGATTGAGTGGCTAAAAGTAGGTTTACCATTAGTGGAAAGATCCAAACGTATCGTAGTATATATGGAATAAAGTCTTTCTATTTATGTGCACCCCATAAATGATAAAAAACAACTTTAGCCTAGGCTCTAGGGTTGTCGAATATTAAAGACTTAAAGTTTAATTTTGTAattatcatttatttatttaccAAAATATCTAAATAATGAGATATTATTTTTTCTGATAGCGTGTTTATGTGGCAACTTGCAACGTAACAAATAAAAAACTCCTAAAACTTCATTCGGATG is part of the Lactuca sativa cultivar Salinas chromosome 7, Lsat_Salinas_v11, whole genome shotgun sequence genome and harbors:
- the LOC111895666 gene encoding protein JINGUBANG — translated: MTKEMAGKTFFSKKNKVRNKLAILLHSSEPNVFITTHQQPENSESNFNHRSSNASLPSPVMSSCSSPVSFMSPINHMPSPYSESPWTLPHGTNGEDGIIYNTGLIGSLIREEGHIYSLASSGDLLYTGSDSNNIRVWKNLMEFSGFKSSSGLVKAIVVLGNRIFTGHQDGKIRVWKYSDNKKKAYNRIGNLPRTRDYIKSSMNPNNYIEARQHRNVPWIKHYDVVACMCFDEEQGLLYSGSWDRTMKVWRISDLRCLESVNAHDDAINSVVVGFDGLAFTGSADGTVKVWRREFVGKTKKHLLANTLLNQDSAVTSVVVNASQATVYAGSSDGLVNFWERKKQSLSHGGVLRGHKLAVLCLATARSLLLSGSADNSICVWRSEGSGVHTCLSVLNSHTGPVKCLAVQDRNEDYDDDEDRKDEEWIVYSGSLDNSLKLWRVSELLA